One Candidatus Nitrososphaera evergladensis SR1 genomic window carries:
- a CDS encoding tetratricopeptide repeat protein has translation MGRFFGKGNSSSKKDEEARSEREQVPNYSDAEFQKRDLFKKGQNYMSNDKMLDAVRCFELALRIDPKYVDAWVKKGYAHFHMSEYTVAISSYDRALEVDVNNAEAWNLKGLAYYKLKNHEKAIECCEKAIDIDPNDGMAWYNRACYLTLSGKVDEGLESLKRSIEIDIANARKAVKDRDFENARAEEGFRRIIEVVVLESIRQGYDYVGKIVWLTGIDKIEVEDAIMRLTMKGLLTKREKRNITGMEEYYEITRDIAAKIGVTKRVGLFGKEKQVSAPVQQLKDISEVLGKAKEAVEHGDLEATKQCFDELISPAKHGSAMIEQFFEEHRDLRLAQIKLRDRGQEYLNANKAAMIDMIGRIDMKVRQGPVTKPAKD, from the coding sequence ATGGGCAGATTCTTTGGAAAGGGCAATAGTAGCAGCAAAAAGGACGAGGAAGCCCGTTCCGAGCGCGAGCAGGTTCCGAATTACTCAGACGCTGAATTCCAAAAGCGCGACCTGTTCAAGAAGGGACAGAACTACATGTCCAACGACAAGATGCTCGACGCCGTAAGGTGCTTTGAGCTGGCGCTTAGGATCGACCCCAAGTACGTAGACGCGTGGGTCAAGAAAGGATACGCGCACTTTCATATGAGCGAATACACCGTTGCAATTTCTTCCTACGACAGGGCGCTTGAAGTCGACGTCAACAACGCAGAGGCGTGGAACCTCAAGGGCCTGGCGTACTACAAGCTAAAGAACCACGAGAAGGCCATTGAATGCTGCGAAAAGGCAATAGACATCGACCCAAACGACGGCATGGCGTGGTACAACAGGGCCTGCTATCTTACATTATCAGGCAAGGTTGACGAGGGCCTTGAATCGTTAAAGCGTTCTATTGAAATAGACATTGCAAACGCGCGCAAGGCAGTCAAGGACAGAGACTTTGAAAACGCCCGCGCAGAAGAAGGATTTCGCAGGATTATCGAAGTTGTCGTCCTAGAATCGATCAGGCAGGGCTACGACTATGTCGGCAAGATTGTCTGGCTGACCGGCATCGACAAGATCGAAGTCGAAGACGCGATAATGAGGCTGACAATGAAGGGCTTGCTGACAAAGAGGGAAAAGCGCAACATCACCGGCATGGAGGAGTACTACGAGATTACAAGAGACATCGCCGCCAAGATCGGCGTCACAAAGCGCGTCGGCCTGTTTGGCAAGGAAAAACAAGTGTCTGCCCCCGTACAGCAGCTCAAGGACATCAGCGAGGTCCTCGGCAAGGCCAAAGAGGCAGTTGAGCACGGCGACCTGGAAGCAACCAAGCAGTGTTTTGACGAGCTGATAAGTCCTGCCAAGCACGGAAGCGCCATGATAGAGCAGTTCTTTGAGGAGCACCGCGACCTGAGGCTTGCGCAGATCAAACTTCGCGACAGGGGCCAGGAATACCTCAACGCCAACAAAGCTGCCATGATCGACATGATAGGCAGAATTGACATGAAGGTGCGCCAGGGTCCAGTAACGAAGCCAGCAAAAGATTAA
- a CDS encoding isopentenyl phosphate kinase, producing the protein MQKLALVKLGGSVITFKDKALTANTGAIDGISGALVQLDMPVIVVHGGGSFGHHWSVQYDMHTKPAPYDPHGVAVVHESMIALNQIIVNSMIKAGANPYAVAPCMFTTGHKAIAAKVRQLYEMAKANNVIPVTFGDVVHMGGRKYSILSGDALMSIIAKVLKPSRVIFATNVDGIYRDMKTRELVQELKSARRNGDPVEFSKTAGADVTGGMQRKVREAFKIASMGMDVVLVNGLYPERIVQAAHGEVQTGTVVVKKGRK; encoded by the coding sequence ATGCAGAAACTTGCACTTGTCAAGCTGGGAGGCTCTGTCATCACCTTCAAGGACAAGGCACTTACAGCAAACACTGGCGCAATAGATGGCATATCCGGCGCACTTGTACAGCTTGACATGCCTGTCATTGTTGTCCACGGCGGGGGGTCTTTTGGCCACCACTGGTCTGTGCAGTACGACATGCACACCAAGCCTGCGCCCTACGACCCGCACGGAGTGGCCGTGGTGCACGAATCGATGATTGCGTTAAACCAGATAATCGTAAATTCCATGATAAAGGCAGGCGCAAACCCGTACGCCGTTGCACCCTGCATGTTCACGACGGGCCATAAAGCGATTGCAGCAAAGGTAAGGCAGCTGTACGAAATGGCCAAGGCAAACAACGTAATCCCTGTCACGTTTGGCGACGTGGTCCACATGGGCGGCCGGAAATACTCTATTCTTTCCGGCGACGCGCTGATGTCCATCATCGCAAAGGTGCTAAAGCCGTCAAGGGTCATATTTGCCACCAACGTCGACGGCATTTACCGGGACATGAAGACGAGGGAACTCGTACAGGAGCTAAAGTCGGCAAGGCGGAATGGTGATCCCGTGGAGTTCTCAAAGACGGCCGGCGCCGACGTGACGGGCGGCATGCAGCGCAAGGTAAGGGAAGCATTTAAGATTGCATCTATGGGTATGGATGTCGTGCTGGTAAATGGGCTTTATCCTGAGCGCATAGTCCAGGCGGCGCACGGCGAGGTTCAAACAGGCACCGTAGTAGTAAAGAAGGGGAGGAAATAA
- the fni gene encoding type 2 isopentenyl-diphosphate Delta-isomerase → MPDADVPSDIEIIKQRKKDGIDIPLQKDVQARATSTYLEYVKLVHNALPELDYDDIDLSTTFLGHRFSAPLIIDSMTGGTDEATVINGRLGELAEKYGLGMGLGSQRAGLKSEELASTYSVARKNAPNAFLIANIGGAQLAKGLSVDDARKIVRMIRANALVVHLNPLQELVQPEGEPRYRGVYAKIVELVKSMDVPVIVKEVGAGISREVAIKLEMAGVSAINVAGSGGTSWAGVEKLRADMVKDRKKARLGEMFWDWGIPTAASLIEARKAVKVPLVASGGLRNGLEVAKCVALGASMSAMAYPFLKAAAQSREALFEFADSVLAELQSAMFLVGAANVRALASSRYILTGALAQEVSRA, encoded by the coding sequence TTGCCCGACGCCGACGTGCCTTCTGACATTGAAATAATAAAGCAGCGCAAAAAAGACGGAATAGACATTCCTCTGCAAAAAGACGTGCAGGCCCGCGCGACATCGACGTATCTCGAATACGTAAAACTGGTGCACAACGCGCTCCCGGAGCTTGACTATGACGACATCGACCTTTCGACCACGTTTCTAGGCCACAGGTTTTCTGCGCCGTTGATAATCGACTCGATGACCGGCGGCACCGACGAGGCGACCGTTATAAACGGCAGGCTGGGCGAGCTGGCAGAAAAGTACGGCCTTGGCATGGGACTTGGAAGCCAGCGCGCAGGACTGAAAAGCGAGGAGCTGGCATCCACTTATTCGGTTGCAAGAAAGAACGCGCCAAACGCGTTTTTGATAGCAAACATTGGAGGCGCGCAGCTGGCCAAGGGACTGTCTGTCGATGACGCAAGAAAGATTGTCAGGATGATACGGGCAAACGCGCTCGTCGTCCACCTTAACCCGTTGCAAGAGCTGGTGCAGCCAGAGGGCGAGCCCCGCTATAGGGGCGTCTATGCAAAGATTGTAGAGCTTGTCAAGAGCATGGACGTGCCGGTGATTGTCAAGGAAGTGGGGGCAGGCATCTCGCGTGAAGTCGCAATAAAACTGGAAATGGCCGGCGTCTCTGCGATAAATGTCGCTGGATCTGGAGGGACAAGCTGGGCCGGTGTGGAAAAGCTGCGCGCAGACATGGTTAAGGATCGCAAAAAGGCGCGCCTTGGCGAGATGTTCTGGGACTGGGGCATACCAACTGCCGCAAGCCTAATTGAAGCGCGGAAAGCCGTCAAAGTTCCGCTTGTCGCGTCGGGCGGGCTCAGAAACGGCCTTGAAGTCGCAAAATGCGTCGCGCTTGGAGCGAGCATGTCTGCGATGGCGTATCCATTCCTAAAAGCCGCGGCGCAGTCGAGGGAGGCGCTTTTCGAGTTTGCAGACTCTGTTCTGGCAGAACTTCAAAGCGCGATGTTCCTT